Genomic segment of Egibacteraceae bacterium:
GTCGAGCTCGACCGCGGGCGGCGCCGCCGGGCCGGCGGCGGGCGGCGGCGCGTCGGTGGCCACGGGCAGCTCGGGGGTCACCGCGACGTTCAGGGGCCCGTCGTCGGCGGCGCCCTCTGGCACCACCCCGCTCGACGCGTCGAGCAGCCCCTCGCGCACCGCCGGGTTGCCGAACGGCGCCTCGAGTCCGCTCAGGAACGCCTCGAACTTGTGCTGATCGATCTGGCTCATGGCGTAGAGCATCACGAAGAAGGCCATGAGCAGGGTGACCGCGTCGCCGTACGTGCCGAGCCAGCGCTGGCTGCTTTCACCGGACTGCGCGCGGGGGCGGGTGGGCTTGTACCGGCCGGTGGCCTTGCCGCGTGCCATCAGGCCGCCCGGGGCGGCACGGCCGCGAGCGGGGTGACCGCCGCGCGGGCGGCGTACCCGACGCGTTGCGCGGGCGGCAGGTAGGTCTCGAGGCGCTCGACGAGCAGGCGCGGGCTCGCGCCCGCCTGGATGCTGAGGATGCCGTCGAGGGCGATGTCGCGGGCGGCCAGCTCCTGGTCGTTCAGCCGGGTGAGCCGGCTGGCCAGCGGCAGCCACACGAGGTTGGCGAACAGCACCCCGTAGAAGGTCGTGAGCAGTGCGAGCGCCATGCCGACCCCCAGCTGCGCGGGGTCGGTGAGGTTCTGCAACATGTTCACGAGCCCGACGACCGTGCCGAGCATGCCGAAGGTGGGCGAGTAGCCGCCGAGCGCCGTGAAGAAGCCGATGCACACCCGGTGGCGTTCGTCCACGGCCGCGATGTCGATCTCGACGACCTCGCGGACCTCGTCGGCGTCGAGCCCGTCGACGACGAGCTGCAGCCCTCGGCGCACTCCCTCGTCGGACACGTCCACGAGCCGCGCCTCGAGCGCGAGCATGCCGTCCTTGCGGGCGGTGTCGGCGAGCCCCGCGAGTGTCGTCACCGTGGCGTCGACGTCGGGCGGCGAGCCCCGGAAGGCCTGCAGCGCCGCCTTGGGGAAGCGGGACAGGTCCGCCTTGCGGTACGCCATGAGCGCCGCACCGATGGTGCCGAAGAACACGAGCACGAAAGACGACGGGCCGACAAGCGGGCCGAACGCGTTGCCGTCGATGAGGGTCGCGACGACGATGGACAGCAGGGCGAGCAGGAACCCGCCGATGAGCAGGGGGTCCATCGGTCAGCGCTCCGGCTCCGGCACGACCGACAGCCCGGGGCGGCCGG
This window contains:
- a CDS encoding motility protein A, with the translated sequence MDPLLIGGFLLALLSIVVATLIDGNAFGPLVGPSSFVLVFFGTIGAALMAYRKADLSRFPKAALQAFRGSPPDVDATVTTLAGLADTARKDGMLALEARLVDVSDEGVRRGLQLVVDGLDADEVREVVEIDIAAVDERHRVCIGFFTALGGYSPTFGMLGTVVGLVNMLQNLTDPAQLGVGMALALLTTFYGVLFANLVWLPLASRLTRLNDQELAARDIALDGILSIQAGASPRLLVERLETYLPPAQRVGYAARAAVTPLAAVPPRAA